Proteins encoded together in one Lathyrus oleraceus cultivar Zhongwan6 chromosome 5, CAAS_Psat_ZW6_1.0, whole genome shotgun sequence window:
- the LOC127080364 gene encoding uncharacterized protein LOC127080364, translated as MYSIKLMLILLISLTLSSPSLSSSSTSSHALIQQNNLSAYDLLMEYGFPMGLLPKGAIGYTLNRETGQFSVFFENSCSFTIESYTLSYKSTISGSISENKLYKLKGISVKIVILWLSIVEVSRSGDDIDFSVGITSASFGAENFLECPQCGCRFDCDNDLRLNGDVSSI; from the coding sequence ATGTATTCAATTAAATTGATGTTGATTTTGTTAATCTCTCTAACACTATCATCACCATCGTTGTCGTCGTCATCAACATCATCACATGCATTGATTCAACAGAACAATCTATCAGCTTATGATCTTCTCATGGAATACGGTTTCCCGATGGGTCTTCTTCCGAAAGGCGCGATTGGGTACACGTTGAACAGAGAAACGGGGCAATTTTCAGTGTTCTTCGAAAATAGTTGTAGTTTCACTATTGAAAGTTACACGCTTAGTTACAAGTCTACTATCTCTGGCTCGATTTCTGAGAATAAGCTTTATAAACTCAAGGGTATTTCCGTCAAGATTGTGATTTTGTGGCTCAGTATTGTGGAGGTTTCTCGGAGTGGTGATGATATTGATTTTTCTGTGGGTATTACTTCTGCTAGTTTTGGGGCTGAGAATTTCCTTGAATGCCCTCAGTGTGGATGCAGATTCGATTGCGATAATGATCTTCGTTTAAACGGTGACGTTTCTTCAATTTAG